From Candidatus Xianfuyuplasma coldseepsis:
GAGATAGTATGTATTACTATCCAAACCTTTTGTCTTCAATAGTTTATCGATTAGTGTCAAATTATCATGGGCACTGACATAATTAACGGATTGTGCCGAATTTGGGAAGCCCCAGTTGATACTACCTTCAATTCCTCGCATGATATCTGTGATTCCGGTTCCGGTTGAAATATATCCAGGATCATCACCATCAGGGGATCCTTTGATTGCATTTCGGATTTGATCGTTAAATGCGGCGATAAGAGGCATCCGGTACAAGTTTTGTTTTCCTGCTTGAAGACTATAATCAATCGCGATTGCGCCACCACCCCATGGTTCACCATAGACAAAGATGTCTGGATCAATCGCCTCGACTGCATTGGCGACATTGTTCATGTTGTGGTAATCATGGACTGCCATCAAATCAAAACGGAATCCATCAATATGATACTCTTCCGCCCAGTAGGTAACACTATCAACAATAAATTTATCTACCATATAGCGTTCGGTAGCCGTTTCGTTTCCGACACCAGTTCCATTACTGAAACTACCATCGCTGTTAAAACGATAGAAGTAATTTGGAACAATGCGATTAAAACTATACGACGCACCTGGTCCAGTGTGGTTATAGACTACATCGTTAATCACATTGATACCATTACTATGTAACGCCATTACCATTTGTTTGTATTCGTTTACTCGGACAGCGCCATCATAGGGATCGGTGGAGTATCCACCTTCAGGACTATTGTAATTTTGAGGATTATATCCCCAGTTGAATTGGAAGTCACGTTCGTCATTCCAATCTTGATCATAGGTTGGCAACAAATGGACATGGGTGATTCCAAGTTCAATTAAGTGGTCCAGCCCAGTACTAACGGAAACCCCCGTATTGGAATTTGTATAAGATGTTCCTGCTACGGTGAATCCCATGTACAATCCCGCATATTCATCCGGACCATTCCAACCACCATCACTGGTTAAATCACGTACATGCAATTCATAAATAATCGCTTCATTGGGATTGGTAAATCCATCAACTCCACTGTCGGTATCCCATCCCTCAGGATCGGTACTATCCAAATCAAGGACCATTGCCCGTTGTCCATTCAAACCAAATGTAACACCATACGGATCTTGAATATCAATGACTTTCGATCCACTATTCACAACATTATACGTATAATACACACCATTCAAATCACCATCAACGCTTGCTTCCCAGACCCCTTCACCAATGTACTCCATTGGGATCGTATCGTAGGGATCATTCGCTCCATCACTACGCATCGAAAGGGGGTGTCCCTCTTCATAGAGATTGACTTCAGCGGCACTAGAAAGGGGAGCCCACACACGGAATGTTGTACCAGTGGCTGAATAATCAAAACCTAGCCAGCCATCATAGTGATACGCATCCGCAAAGAGCGATGACTCAAAGGCGGCATCGATACGGATTACTTGTTGTACGACGGTATCTCCATACTGCACTTCCATCATATACGTGTTGCTTACATTCACAGTCGTGTCTAGTGCCAAGGTTCCCGTTGTTCCACTGATAAATCCTGTAAAACCAACAGGTACATCATTTTCTAATATTGTTATATCTGCCGCATCTATGCTATCCGTCGCCAGAAAATTCACATCCAAACTGGTATCAAAATAGGCATCTAATATCCCCGTAGAGAGTTCTTGTGCACACAAAAACGGATCGAGATTATCACGATCACATCCGACTTCGTCGGTCGCAACATAACTGATAAACTCCACACCTTGCAAGACATATGCATGGACTTCTCCACTTAGATTGGGACTTGAGATATCAAGATATCGATCCATATCAATATCTTTAATCCATGCGCCACCACCATCCGGTATTTGCGCGACGATAATTCCAATGTCCATACCGAGATTGAAGTTGTTTGCAACCAGATCCACGGTAACGAATTTACCGTATTCATCTTCTCCGGTAAAGTCCACTTCGATTCCTTGGATTCCATCTTGCCAAAGCCAGACAGACCATTCATCATAGCTTCCATCGTAACGATGATAATGGACAACCAGATCATTGGCATCGGCACTTAATAAGTTTGTATAATTAACTCCTAGTAGGATCACAATAAACAATAAGATACTGCTCATCACACGTATTCGTTTCATAATCTACCTCCAGTTCATTCTTATTGTACAAGATTCTGTCGGAGAATGCTACAAAGAAGATTTCTCTCATGATCACAAAAAAACGACTCAATAGCCGTTTCTTATGTAATAAAGCGATTCATCAATTTGTTGAAACCCTTTACATCTTTTTACAGTGCATAGAGGAACACGAGACCCATACCGAGAAACGTTCCAACAGCATACCCTATACTACCGACAATTAAACCTGGAGCAGTTAAATCATCGTTTTTGATTTGTTTCGTAATCGCCGGAACAAAGGCCGGACCATACACCCCTGCAGTTAGTGTAATCATTGTACAATCGACATCAATATTCAAGAATTTACTGATGATGGTATGGAGAATAAATACCCCAACCGTGACGGTTCCATATAAAATCAATGTTGATGTAAAGATCGATTGCAACTGGGTAAAATCAATACTACTTGCCAAGGCAAAACTAAAGATGAGGATTAAATACTGGCCAATAACATTCATCCCTTCGGTTTCACGGATGGATTTGTTAAAGGAACCCACAATACCAAGAATGGTTACGGTAATCATCATAGTCGGCACCAACAAATCAATCATTTTCCCATCTTCCATACCCAGTAATATCCACACAAGAATACCGAATAATGCACCAAGGACAGCAATTCCAAATCCTAGAATAACACGCTTCCATAACGTTTTTGTTAATGTGAACTGGCGCATATCAATTTCTTCAAAGTTAATGATGCTAGAATCTTCTGTAAGGTAGTTCTCATCGGATCGATTTCGTAAGAATCGTGATAACAATGGTTTCGCTAACAACAATAAAAATACATAGAACAACGCCCCAATAATCATATCAGACAAATTAGCACTTAAAATGATATTTTGTTCTAATCCAAAAATATTGGCAATCGCATTGAGGTTTGGTGTTCCACCGGTATAGACACCAATCGCCATACCACTTAACACATCACCATCGGCTAGCGTATAAGCATACGCATAAAAGACAATACTGGAGACCACAACCGCACTAATTAAAAGCGATGCAAAACTCTTTAATACGGTTTTTGATAACTTCTTCGCTTCTTTTAAGTTCGCGGAAAACAACAACAACGGAATGGCAATACTGATCGCCAAGTGACTTCCAATTTCACCAACATCCTTATTGGGAACAATATTCACTCCCAAACGATTCAATAGATAGATGAGTACACTTAGTGTGATTCCCGCTAAATATGCAGTACCAATCGAACCGAACCATTTGGTTAAGATGAACTTGTCATTGCGGATAATAAACAGGGGAACTAGAATAATCAGCGAGAGCTGTATGATCGCTACAACAATATTCATCGTTAATCAATATCCTTTCCATACAGACGATAGATTTTAATAATGTCACCACCGAATTTTTTAAAGGCATTGATAGGTTTCGGGTTGTCTTCCATCATTGTACCTGCTTCAAATTCATTGATACCAATCCGTTCAAATTCATCATATATGACCTTAAACATATGACCAATCAGTCCTGTATTTTGATAATCCTCAACAATGTATTGCATCATCCCACGCGCTTTTGTAATATGTTTTTTAGCTCGCAAGAGAGTCCATAATTTCAATCGTCCTCTGGTTTTTTTGAACACTTGATTATAATCTGGTAATACCAAACAAAATCCAAGCGGTCGGTTGGTTTCATTTTCTCTTGCAATCCGGATTAAATTGGGATTAATAAACGATTTTAATTGTTTTGCGGCGTTTTCAATCATATCCATCGTTGGTGCGTCTTGATAGATAATATCATTTGTCGCATCATCTAATATCTCTTTGATATCCTTCATATCCCGATCGAGATCTTTAAAATTTAATGGATCTACACGAACATCATGACTTCGTAAAAAATACTTGGAAACGGTGGATAATCGTTTCTTTGATTTTTCACTATATTCCGCATCTAACAAAACGGTATCAATTGCTTTATAACATCCAATACTTTCTAACAGTGGTCCATAGTACTCATAATTATAACTGGTGAAAATGACGGGATCACTGTCAAACCCTTTGACTAAAATTCCACGACGAGTATCGGGGTCATATGGTGCAAATGTCCCTTCAACATAATCGATTCCTTTGGCTTTTAAATCCGTCTCCATAGCGGTAAAAATCTCTTTCGCAACGTCCTGATCATCAATCGCATCAAAAAACGAGAAATACCCTATGTCTTTGCCTTGTTTTTTTGAAGCATCAATCGTGTACATGATCCGTCCAACAACCTGGTTCTCCCGATAACAGAGTAAGGCAGTATAGTCTTTTTTACGTAAAATCTCGTCGTTTAACTCCTTCATTAAAAAGAAAAAAATCGGATATACTTGATGACTTGATTCAGGATATAATTCTTTTATGAAATAGACAAACTGTTTTAAATCTTGCTTTGTACGGACTTGTTTGATCATATCAATACCTCCTATTACATACTACTCATTGTACCACATTAACACTTCTTCGAACATAAAAAAATGACTCGTATATAATGAGTCATTTCGATATTGATTGTTTATATTCCTCAATAAATTGTTTGTATTCAGTAAAGGATTTAGGGGCAATACTGCGGTGAAACAATAGATAATCCAAGTGCTGCCGTATCGTATGCAAAATGGCAAAATCCGAATCATCCCAATGATCTTTAATCTCATCAATTGTAATATCAATTGCTTTAAGAATCCGGGATGCTTCGACATCTTTAAATGCTTTATTTGATAAAGACTCCACATCAATATGATGTCCCTTTTTAGCCTCTTCTAGTAAGTATTTGGTATGTCCTATTAAACAGTGTTTTCCAATACAAGTTCCACAATACTCTTCTCCTAAACAAAGAATGTCCAAGGCTTGATCCATTGCTTGATAATACTCTTTTAGATGTTGGGCAACGCGTTGAAAAGTTGTTTGAGGTGTAGATCGATATTGTTGATAACTAATGTACAACATACTCAAATATCCAATCAAAGAAAGCCCGACAATCACCAGCATCCATACGGAACTCAAGTTTGATGATTGATATCCACTTCCTAATTTGATCACACCGTATACAAAGAACAGTACGCTTGAAGCAATCCTGATATAGTAATCTGGAACACGCTCTCCGAGACGTTTCCCAACAACAATTCCCACATATGATACCGCAAGCATCGCCGAAACAGTACCAATCAAGATCATATACGGATGATCACTTTCACTGCTCAATGCAAAGGTTGCAAGTTGTGTTTTATCTCCAAGTTCACCAACAAAAAAAGCCATCGCGATTACCACTATCGGGGTTGCCATTTGGCGGACTGAGGGTGTGTCATCATCCCCGCGATCAAGCAGACTCAGATAGGCAAAGACAATGAAGATAAATGCAACAATGTAGGCAATTTGATATCCGAAGAACAACGAACCAGCAAATGTTCCAATCAATACAGCGAGTACATGATTCACAAGAATTCCAATAAAGACACCGATAACAACATCTCGCGTCTTGTATTTCGTTGCAAAAGACATGGCTAAAATCTGCGATTTATCGCCTAATTCAGCAATGAATATAATAACAAACGCTGTCAATATTTCAAGAAACATGTAATCACCTCTTGCGGTTTATTATTGTATCAAAAAGCGAACTCCTTATCAACAAAAAAAAGGCATTTCTGCCTTTTTTGTTATTCATCTTCTTTTGTATACTCAGCGATCACGGCATCCATCATGTGTGATGGAAGTTCTTCATATCGTACGAATTCACGTTTGAATACACCCGTACCTTGTGTCATTGCTTTTAAGTCAATCGTATAGCTGATGATCTCAGACTCTGCAACTTCGGCAACGATTTTTTGTTTTCCACCGGGTAGTGGTTCCATTCCTTGTACTTGACCACGTCGTTTGTTGATGTCACCCATAACATCACCAACATACTCATCACGAACCGTTACTTCAATTTTCATAATCGGTTCAAGAATGGTTGGTTTCGCATCTTTCAATGCGTTCTTAAATGCGAGTGCAGCCGCTAACTTGAATGAAATTTCATTGGAGTCAACGCTGTGGTATTGGCCGTCGTATAATACCGCACGAACACCGATTACAGGGAATCCTGCAAGGGGTCCTTCTTGGAAGTGTTCAATCAATCCTTTTTCTACAGCTGGCCAGTATCCACGCGGTACAGAACCACCATGGATTTCTTCGGCAAATTCAAAATCTTTCTCGTTTGGATCCATTGGTTCAAAGCGGATTTTAACGACACCAAATTGTCCTGATCCACCGGATTGTTTCTTATGTCGACCTTCAGCTTCTGCTTTGCGTTTAATTGTTTCGCGATAGACGATTTTCGGTTCCGATTGATCGACTTCAACTTTGTAAACGTTGAGTAGTTTTTCAAGGATAAATCCAATATGAGCCATACCTTGACCACCTATTAATAATTGAGCGGTTTCACGGTTGCGTTTAAACTCAAATGAGGGATCCTCAATGGCTAATTTATGTAACGCGGTTGAAATTTTATCTTCATCGCGTTTGTTCCGTGGATGAATTGCCGTATAAATAGTGGCTTTTGGAATCTCTGGTCCTTCAATAATAACCGGTTGTTTTGAATCCGCTAGCGTACATCCAGTAAACACTTCTTCAATTTTGGTTATGATTCCGATATCACCCGCATGTAGTTTCTCAACATCAACGAGTTCTTTACCACGCATCAATGCTAGTTGATTGATCTTAATGGTTTCTTCCGAGTTGGCTACGTCAACACGTTGGCCACTTTCCAATGTTCCACTAAAGACTTTGATAAAACTGATGGTTCCAATAAATGGGTCGACAACGGTTTTGAAACAGTAGGCACTCAGTGGTGCGTCATCGCTTGTTTCCCGTTCACAAACCTCATCACTTTTCGGTTTTTTCGCTTGGATTGGTTTCAAGTCATTTGGTGCTGGCATATATTTTTCAATAATTTCTAGTAAATCCAAAATTCCAATGTTTTTCAGTGCTGATCCCACAACAACAGGCATTAGATTTCCACTTAAAACACCACTACGTAACCCACCGATGATTTCATCACGAGTTAGTTCTTCGCCACCGAAATATTTATCTAGAAGGTCTTCACTGGTTTCAGCAACACCTTCAATAATGCTTTCACGTAAATCTTCAACTTCTGCTTGCAACTCTGGAGACACTTCTTTTTCAACAACTTTTCCGTTTTCTAAAACGCGGGTTTTCATATCGACTAAGTCAACATAACCTTGGAAGTCTTCTCCTTTAAGAATCGGC
This genomic window contains:
- a CDS encoding DUF819 family protein — its product is MNIVVAIIQLSLIILVPLFIIRNDKFILTKWFGSIGTAYLAGITLSVLIYLLNRLGVNIVPNKDVGEIGSHLAISIAIPLLLFSANLKEAKKLSKTVLKSFASLLISAVVVSSIVFYAYAYTLADGDVLSGMAIGVYTGGTPNLNAIANIFGLEQNIILSANLSDMIIGALFYVFLLLLAKPLLSRFLRNRSDENYLTEDSSIINFEEIDMRQFTLTKTLWKRVILGFGIAVLGALFGILVWILLGMEDGKMIDLLVPTMMITVTILGIVGSFNKSIRETEGMNVIGQYLILIFSFALASSIDFTQLQSIFTSTLILYGTVTVGVFILHTIISKFLNIDVDCTMITLTAGVYGPAFVPAITKQIKNDDLTAPGLIVGSIGYAVGTFLGMGLVFLYAL
- a CDS encoding TMEM165/GDT1 family protein, giving the protein MFLEILTAFVIIFIAELGDKSQILAMSFATKYKTRDVVIGVFIGILVNHVLAVLIGTFAGSLFFGYQIAYIVAFIFIVFAYLSLLDRGDDDTPSVRQMATPIVVIAMAFFVGELGDKTQLATFALSSESDHPYMILIGTVSAMLAVSYVGIVVGKRLGERVPDYYIRIASSVLFFVYGVIKLGSGYQSSNLSSVWMLVIVGLSLIGYLSMLYISYQQYRSTPQTTFQRVAQHLKEYYQAMDQALDILCLGEEYCGTCIGKHCLIGHTKYLLEEAKKGHHIDVESLSNKAFKDVEASRILKAIDITIDEIKDHWDDSDFAILHTIRQHLDYLLFHRSIAPKSFTEYKQFIEEYKQSISK
- the pulA gene encoding type I pullulanase, whose translation is MKRIRVMSSILLFIVILLGVNYTNLLSADANDLVVHYHRYDGSYDEWSVWLWQDGIQGIEVDFTGEDEYGKFVTVDLVANNFNLGMDIGIIVAQIPDGGGAWIKDIDMDRYLDISSPNLSGEVHAYVLQGVEFISYVATDEVGCDRDNLDPFLCAQELSTGILDAYFDTSLDVNFLATDSIDAADITILENDVPVGFTGFISGTTGTLALDTTVNVSNTYMMEVQYGDTVVQQVIRIDAAFESSLFADAYHYDGWLGFDYSATGTTFRVWAPLSSAAEVNLYEEGHPLSMRSDGANDPYDTIPMEYIGEGVWEASVDGDLNGVYYTYNVVNSGSKVIDIQDPYGVTFGLNGQRAMVLDLDSTDPEGWDTDSGVDGFTNPNEAIIYELHVRDLTSDGGWNGPDEYAGLYMGFTVAGTSYTNSNTGVSVSTGLDHLIELGITHVHLLPTYDQDWNDERDFQFNWGYNPQNYNSPEGGYSTDPYDGAVRVNEYKQMVMALHSNGINVINDVVYNHTGPGASYSFNRIVPNYFYRFNSDGSFSNGTGVGNETATERYMVDKFIVDSVTYWAEEYHIDGFRFDLMAVHDYHNMNNVANAVEAIDPDIFVYGEPWGGGAIAIDYSLQAGKQNLYRMPLIAAFNDQIRNAIKGSPDGDDPGYISTGTGITDIMRGIEGSINWGFPNSAQSVNYVSAHDNLTLIDKLLKTKGLDSNTYYLNVPLDVDYEARLANSIVMFSQGTPFLHAGVDFLRTKYGDHNSYSASDSVNQLDWSRKAKYVDSFEYYKGIIEIRKEYDSFKMVDKADIEANLDFLNPPGFGMIGYRLTKNGEDILVYHNGGAYDNDITLPAGAWKLLSDRDEAGLDGLGTYATRYPIYEAETLVFVRGDEADVIESPRLQPIITNRFGITYEGQSYTINSTTDIYAYSINGGAFVPNNTHLSSVDIEGLTPGTYDIRIQDMYGSESEPFTITVLENDPITCDEGYHLEGDDCVLDVLTCDEGYHQEGTECVLTPLTCDEGYHQEGTECVSDVLTCEEGYVISGTECVKIDDKPVDSGCFSRAIIPSSVIIITSLSGAIGLYLLRKKQ
- the fusA gene encoding elongation factor G — encoded protein: MKQYNTEKLRALAVVGAPGSGKTTFMESVLFKTGAIEKKGSIESKNTVSDYLNEEKDHQSSISTSIIPVEYNGFKINFLDTPGNRELISEVDQALSVVKGAIVMIDGSKGIDVGSEQFLADLGEAGFPTIIYLNKMDKENVKFDQLIAKLKDILGNKVVPFLWPILKGEDFQGYVDLVDMKTRVLENGKVVEKEVSPELQAEVEDLRESIIEGVAETSEDLLDKYFGGEELTRDEIIGGLRSGVLSGNLMPVVVGSALKNIGILDLLEIIEKYMPAPNDLKPIQAKKPKSDEVCERETSDDAPLSAYCFKTVVDPFIGTISFIKVFSGTLESGQRVDVANSEETIKINQLALMRGKELVDVEKLHAGDIGIITKIEEVFTGCTLADSKQPVIIEGPEIPKATIYTAIHPRNKRDEDKISTALHKLAIEDPSFEFKRNRETAQLLIGGQGMAHIGFILEKLLNVYKVEVDQSEPKIVYRETIKRKAEAEGRHKKQSGGSGQFGVVKIRFEPMDPNEKDFEFAEEIHGGSVPRGYWPAVEKGLIEHFQEGPLAGFPVIGVRAVLYDGQYHSVDSNEISFKLAAALAFKNALKDAKPTILEPIMKIEVTVRDEYVGDVMGDINKRRGQVQGMEPLPGGKQKIVAEVAESEIISYTIDLKAMTQGTGVFKREFVRYEELPSHMMDAVIAEYTKEDE